From the genome of Antennarius striatus isolate MH-2024 chromosome 19, ASM4005453v1, whole genome shotgun sequence, one region includes:
- the ufl1 gene encoding E3 UFM1-protein ligase 1 yields MAAEWEEIRRLAADFQRAQFAERVQRLSERNCIEIISKLVRDRRLDVVHTLDGKEFITPAQISREIRDELYVHGGRINIVDLQQAINVDWVHVENRANDIAKSDKGVQLVLGQLIEDAYLDRVAEEMNDKLQEAGLISIAELSKNYDLPGDFLTEELSKRLGKLIQGEMDQFNRGAIFTPAFIARHKARIRGLFSAITRPTLVSSMIGAFGFQEHLLYSVLEELVNTGRLKGSVVGGRQDKAVYIPDIYARTQNAWVDAFLQQNGYLEFDALVRLGIPDPPTYIKKRFRANKLLFLRAACVGPTFVDQVEASVEEAVNSNTWTDIQPILPSCLSTEDTGMLISQAMRNCNVQSSARVLGGTVVVSEKFISDCLAVFDEAMQQKAEKEVKSSPVFLISEDDLRITSVPSESSAPSKKEKREAERRKKVTEGGGSVKGGGGGNAREIRIRKTKKKGRREEDSDEETGSSQQNRSKQTAAVFMTQEEVVGVLEQRVSDCPEEVLCELAEHLVRPLSKAYQEVLRTVFMSSTSSPSGPNKKKSMKDIQEEVTNLYTNIRLFEKGTKLFSDETQVLISKHVLKTVCTDVTNVLVNFLAADLMMSVENPSSLSSEVRLKILSKLSEETRGPLMKLHNCLNGKNIEDFLSSVEVCAEVCGFLLKKGDKKKERQALFLHRQALTEQLKETEDPALVLHLTSVLLLQAATHCMLHAPGRCVPQVIGTLMGRIPAEQQQLLSSYQSLVVKRLLSRKQEGADGEEEEPDQEAGSVRAQLAAMTPQVKDLLLSQKKTEE; encoded by the exons ATGGCGGCGGAATGGGAGGAGATCCGCCGGCTGGCCGCCGACTTCCAGAGAGCTCAGTTCGCCGAGAGAGTCCAACG ATTATCTGAGAGGAACTGCATCGAGATCATCTCCAAACTGGTGCGGGACAGGAGGCTGGATGTGGTCCACACGCTGGACGGGAAGGAGTTCATCACTCCGGCTCAGATCAGCAGGGAGATCCGGGATGAGCTCTACGTCCACGGGG GGAGGATTAACATCGTGGACCTCCAGCAG GCCATCAATGTGGACTGGGTCCATGTGGAAAACAGAGCCAATGACATCGCCAAGTCTGACAAAGGGGTTCAGCTGGTCCTGGGGCAACTGATCGAGGA TGCGTACCTGGACCGTGTGGCTgaggagatgaacgacaaactGCAGGAAGCCGGATTGATCAGTATCGCAGAGCTGAGTAAAAACTACGACCTCCCAGGAGATTTCTTGACTGAG GAGTTGTCGAAGCGTCTTGGGAAACTCATCCAAGGAGAAATGGACCAGTTCAACAGAGGGGCCATATTTACCCCGGCTTTTATTGCCCGTCACAAGGCCAGGATACGAGGGCTTTTCAGTGCCATCACCAG GCCGACACTGGTCAGCAGCATGATTGGAGCGTTTGGATTTCAGGAACACCTTCTGTACT CCGTCCTGGAGGAGTTGGTGAACACGGGACGCTTAAAAGGAAGTGTAGTCGGAGGTCGACAGGACAAAGCTGTCTACATCCCCGATATTTATGCCAGAACACAGAACGCCTGGGTGGACGCCTTCCTCCAGCAGAACGGGTATTTAG AGTTCGACGCACTGGTGCGACTGGGGatccctgacccccccacctaCATCAAGAAGCGCTTCAGGGCCAACAAGCTGCTGTTCCTCCGGGCGGCGTGCGTCGGCCCCACCTTCGTGGACCAGGTGGAGGCGTCGGTGGAGGAAGCCGTGAACTCCAACACGTGGACTGACATCCAG CCCATCCTACCCAGCTGTCTCTCCACCGAGGACACCGGCATGTTGATCAGCCAGGCCATGAGGAACTGTAACGTCCAGTCGTCTGCCAGGGTGCTGGGGGGGACGGTCGTCGTCAGCGAGAAGTTCATCAGCGACTGCCTGGCTGTTTTTGATGAGGCCATGCAGCAGAAAGCTGAGAAG GAAGTCAAGAGCAGTCCGGTGTTTCTGATATCTGAGGACGATCTGAGGATCACATCGGTTCCCTCTGAGAGCTCAGCGCCTTCtaagaaggaaaagagagaagcaGAACGCAGGAAGAAGGTCACAG AGGGCGGCGGCAGCGTGAAAGGAGGCGGGGGCGGCAACGCCCGAGAGATCCGCATTCGCAAAACCAAGAAgaaagggaggagggaggaggacagCGATGAAGAAACGGGCTCTTCACAGCAAA ATCGCAGCAAACAGACTGCAGCCGTCTTCATGACCCAGGAGGAGGTCGTTGGTGTTTTGGAGCAGAGAGTGAGCGACTGCCCTGAAGAGGTGCTGTGTGAGCTGGCAGAGCATCTAgtgag GCCTCTGAGTAAAGCCTACCAGGAGGTCCTCCGGACGGTGTTCATGTCCTCCACCAGCTCTCCGTCAGGCCCCAACAAGAAGAAGAGCATGAAGGACATCCAGGAGGAGGTCACTAACCTGTACACCAACATCCGTCTGTTTGAGAAGGGCACCAAGTTGTTCTCTG ATGAGACTCAGGTCCTCATCTCGAAGCACGTCCTGAAGACGGTGTGCACAGACGTGACCAACGTGCTGGTGAACTTCCTGGCTGCTGACCTCATGATGTCTGTGGAGAATCCCAGCAGCCTCAGCAGCGAG gtcagaCTGAAGATTCTGAGCAAATTGTCAGAGGAGACCCGAGGACCCCTCATGAAGCTTCACAACTGCCTGAAcggaaag AACATCGAGGACTTCCTGTCCAGTGTGGAGGTGTGTGCAGAGGTGTGTGGCTTCCTGCTGAAGAAGGGGGACAAGAAGAAGGAGAG ACAGGCCCTGTTCCTCCACCGCCAGGCGCTCACGGAGCAGCTGAAGGAGACGGAGGACCCCGCCCTGGTGCTCCACCTGACCAgcgtgctgctgctgcaggccgCCACCCACTGCATGCTCCACGCCCCCGGGCGCTGCGTGCCCCAGGTCATCGGGACCCTCATGGGGCGGATCCCAGCG gagcagcagcagctgctgtcgTCCTACCAGAGCCTGGTGGTGAAGCGGCTGCTGAGCAGGAAGCAGGAGGGGGCCgacggcgaggaggaggagccggaCCAGGAGGCCGGGAGCGTCCGCGCTCAGCTCGCCGCCATGACGCCACAGGTCAAGGACCTGCTGCTGTCCCAGAAGAAGACGGAGGAGTGA